One stretch of Rattus norvegicus strain BN/NHsdMcwi chromosome 12, GRCr8, whole genome shotgun sequence DNA includes these proteins:
- the Clec4g gene encoding C-type lectin domain family 4 member G isoform X1, whose translation MNTGGYSKLGGVIEEAPRGQLGRWECYKERLFFLVLAFLVATVLWALILSILLSNASSQLRVLLNHQDLLRTNASKQKVMLSSLKDDVGACRNCCSVMKAQLQTTLAEFKDTQAKVMEQESNLKDLQERVTQDLAKASRDRENIRSELFRALETVKRQNSSCEQCPPSWLPFQGSCYYFSETQAIWDTAQSYCVGQGAHLVIVRDLNEQGFLSQHTRGRGYWLGLRADRRLNKIQGYRWVDGAPLTFSHWNSGEPNDSRGHEDCVMMLHSGLWNDAPCANERDGWICEKRSSC comes from the exons ATGAACACTGGTGGGTACAGCAAGTTGGGCGGTGTAATCGAAGAGGCCCCCAGAG GGCAGCTGGGACGTTGGGAGTGCTACAAAGAAAGACTTTTCTTCCTGGTCTTGGCTTTCCTGGTGGCCACAGTTCTGTGGGCTCTCATTCTGAGCATCCTCTTGTCCAATG CCTCCAGCCAGCTCAGGGTGCTGCTCAACCACCAGGACCTGCTGAGGACAAATG CCTCAAAGCAGAAGGTGATGTTGAGTTCCCTGAAGGATGATGTCGGAGCCTGCAGGAACTGCT GTTCCGTGATGAAAGCGCAGTTGCAAACCACACTCGCGGAGTTTAAGGACACACAGGCTAAGGTGATGGAGCAGGAGAGCAACCTTAAAGATCTGCAAGAGCGTG TGACCCAGGACTTGGCTAAAGCAAGCAGAGACCGTGAGAACATCCGCAGTGAGCTGTTCCGGGCACTGGAAACTGTCAAGCGTCAGAACA GCTCCTGTGAGCAGTGCCCACCATCATGGCTACCCTTCCAAGGTTCCTGCTACTATTTCTCCGAGACACAGGCCATATGGGATACAGCACAAAGCTACTGTGTAGGCCAAGGTGCCCATCTGGTGATTGTCAGAGACCTGAATGAGCAG GGCTTCCTGAGTCAGCATACTCGTGGCCGGGGCTATTGGTTGGGTCTGAGGGCAGATCGCCGCCTCAACAAGATTCAAGGCTACCGGTGGGTGGATGGAGCTCCACTCACCTTCAG CCACTGGAACTCTGGAGAGCCCAACGATTCCAGAGGGCATGAGGATTGTGTCATGATGCTGCACTCGGGGCTGTGGAATGATGCGCCATGTGCCAATGAGAGAGACGGCTGGATCTGCGAGAAGAGGAGCAGTTGCTGA
- the Clec4g gene encoding C-type lectin domain family 4 member G isoform X3: MLSSLKDDVGACRNCCSVMKAQLQTTLAEFKDTQAKVMEQESNLKDLQERVTQDLAKASRDRENIRSELFRALETVKRQNSSCEQCPPSWLPFQGSCYYFSETQAIWDTAQSYCVGQGAHLVIVRDLNEQGFLSQHTRGRGYWLGLRADRRLNKIQGYRWVDGAPLTFSHWNSGEPNDSRGHEDCVMMLHSGLWNDAPCANERDGWICEKRSSC, encoded by the exons ATGTTGAGTTCCCTGAAGGATGATGTCGGAGCCTGCAGGAACTGCT GTTCCGTGATGAAAGCGCAGTTGCAAACCACACTCGCGGAGTTTAAGGACACACAGGCTAAGGTGATGGAGCAGGAGAGCAACCTTAAAGATCTGCAAGAGCGTG TGACCCAGGACTTGGCTAAAGCAAGCAGAGACCGTGAGAACATCCGCAGTGAGCTGTTCCGGGCACTGGAAACTGTCAAGCGTCAGAACA GCTCCTGTGAGCAGTGCCCACCATCATGGCTACCCTTCCAAGGTTCCTGCTACTATTTCTCCGAGACACAGGCCATATGGGATACAGCACAAAGCTACTGTGTAGGCCAAGGTGCCCATCTGGTGATTGTCAGAGACCTGAATGAGCAG GGCTTCCTGAGTCAGCATACTCGTGGCCGGGGCTATTGGTTGGGTCTGAGGGCAGATCGCCGCCTCAACAAGATTCAAGGCTACCGGTGGGTGGATGGAGCTCCACTCACCTTCAG CCACTGGAACTCTGGAGAGCCCAACGATTCCAGAGGGCATGAGGATTGTGTCATGATGCTGCACTCGGGGCTGTGGAATGATGCGCCATGTGCCAATGAGAGAGACGGCTGGATCTGCGAGAAGAGGAGCAGTTGCTGA
- the Clec4g gene encoding C-type lectin domain family 4 member G isoform X2, translating to MNTGGYSKLGGVIEEAPRGQLGRWECYKERLFFLVLAFLVATVLWALILSILLSNASSQLRVLLNHQDLLRTNASKQKVMLSSLKDDVGACRNCCSVMKAQLQTTLAEFKDTQAKVMEQESNLKDLQERVTQDLAKASRDRENIRSELFRALETVKRQNSSCEQCPPSWLPFQGSCYYFSETQAIWDTAQSYCVGQGLPESAYSWPGLLVGSEGRSPPQQDSRLPVGGWSSTHLQPLELWRAQRFQRA from the exons ATGAACACTGGTGGGTACAGCAAGTTGGGCGGTGTAATCGAAGAGGCCCCCAGAG GGCAGCTGGGACGTTGGGAGTGCTACAAAGAAAGACTTTTCTTCCTGGTCTTGGCTTTCCTGGTGGCCACAGTTCTGTGGGCTCTCATTCTGAGCATCCTCTTGTCCAATG CCTCCAGCCAGCTCAGGGTGCTGCTCAACCACCAGGACCTGCTGAGGACAAATG CCTCAAAGCAGAAGGTGATGTTGAGTTCCCTGAAGGATGATGTCGGAGCCTGCAGGAACTGCT GTTCCGTGATGAAAGCGCAGTTGCAAACCACACTCGCGGAGTTTAAGGACACACAGGCTAAGGTGATGGAGCAGGAGAGCAACCTTAAAGATCTGCAAGAGCGTG TGACCCAGGACTTGGCTAAAGCAAGCAGAGACCGTGAGAACATCCGCAGTGAGCTGTTCCGGGCACTGGAAACTGTCAAGCGTCAGAACA GCTCCTGTGAGCAGTGCCCACCATCATGGCTACCCTTCCAAGGTTCCTGCTACTATTTCTCCGAGACACAGGCCATATGGGATACAGCACAAAGCTACTGTGTAGGCCAAG GGCTTCCTGAGTCAGCATACTCGTGGCCGGGGCTATTGGTTGGGTCTGAGGGCAGATCGCCGCCTCAACAAGATTCAAGGCTACCGGTGGGTGGATGGAGCTCCACTCACCTTCAG CCACTGGAACTCTGGAGAGCCCAACGATTCCAGAGGGCATGA